In Humulus lupulus chromosome 6, drHumLupu1.1, whole genome shotgun sequence, a single genomic region encodes these proteins:
- the LOC133783315 gene encoding pentatricopeptide repeat-containing protein At4g21300 produces MFKKTLCQLHKHLICTSPPHFKSVHTNSVNVFKPFVNFPSTEIALPPDWYVPILQACCDHALVRQGKQVHAQLVVNGAGLSTKNNLLGTKLLAMYVLCGSFLHAKNVLRYLELGLASPWNWMIRGFTMMGLFNYALRFYFKMLGCGTSPDKYTFPPVIKACGGLNNVSLAKYVHERVRLMGLEVDVFVGSSLIKLYAENGCIYEARELFDKMPQRDSVLWNVMINGYVRNGDRKNCVEIFLKMRESDMKPNSVTYACVLSVCASEELIWFGTQLHGLVFSSGLELDSPVANTLMAMYSKCQRLSDASKLFNLLPQTDLVSWNGMISGYVQNGFMIEASNCFRNMISARIEPDSITFASFLPSVTEFASLKQGKEIHCYIIRHGVPIDVFLKGALIDLYFKCRNVEMACKILDQSNAVDVIVFTSMISGFVLNGMNSNALEIFRRLLQVKMRPNSVTLASIFPAFAGMAALKLGGELHGNTIKNGLDKWFYVGSAITDMYAKCGRLDLARQVFQKISAKDAVCWNSMITSCSQNGKPEEAIDLFRQMGLEGAKYDCVSISAALSSCANLPALHYGKEIHGFMIRRAFSSDIFSGSALIDMYAKCGNLDVARQVFNHMEGKNEVSWNSIIAAYGNHGHLEESLTLFHEMLQKGILPDHVTFLGIISACGHVGRVDDGIHFFRLMTESYQIPARMEHYACMVDLFGRAGRLTEAFKTIKNMPFSPDAGVWGTLLGACRVHGNVELAEEASKHLLELDPHNSGYYILLSNIHADAGDWRSVLKIRSLMKERGVQKVPGYSWIDINNITHMFVAADGSHPDSAEIYSLLNNLLQELRREGYVPQLYLPMHPQILGI; encoded by the coding sequence ATGTTCAAGAAAACCTTATGTCAACTTCACAAGCACTTGATTTGTACTTCGCCACCACACTTCAAATCAGTACACACCAACTCCGTAAATGTGTTTAAACCATTTGTGAACTTTCCAAGCACCGAAATAGCCTTACCACCCGACTGGTACGTGCCAATCTTGCAAGCTTGTTGTGACCATGCTCTTGTTCGCCAAGGCAAGCAAGTTCATGCTCAGTTGGTTGTTAATGGCGCTGGACTCAGCACCAAAAACAATCTTCTGGGTACTAAGCTTTTGGCCATGTATGTTCTTTGTGGAAGCTTTTTACATGCCAAGAATGTGCTTCGTTACCTCGAGTTGGGTCTTGCCTCACCTTGGAATTGGATGATTAGAGGGTTTACTATGATgggtttgtttaattatgctttgaGGTTTTATTTTAAGATGTTGGGTTGTGGGACTTCGCCTGATAAGTATACTTTTCCTCCCGTGATTAAAGCTTGTGGTGGTTTGAACAATGTAAGTTTAGCAAAATATGTTCATGAGAGAGTTAGATTGATGGGTTTGGAGGTAGATGTGTTTGTTGGGAGTTCTTTGATTAAGTTATACGCTGAAAATGGTTGTATTTATGAGGCTAGGGAACTGTTTGATAAAATGCCTCAAAGAGATAGTGTGTTATGGAATGTCATGATTAATGGTTATGTGAGAAATGGAGATAGAAAAAATTGTGTTGAAATTTTCTTGAAAATGAGAGAGAGTGATATGAAACCCAATTCGGTCACTTATGCTTGTGTTTTGTCTGTTTGTGCATCAGAAGAGTTAATTTGGTTTGGTACTCAGCTTCATGGGCTTGTTTTTTCAAGTGGATTGGAATTGGATTCTCCTGTTGCTAACACATTGATGGCTATGTATTCAAAATGCCAACGCTTGTCTGATGCTTCTAAACTGTTTAACTTGCTGCCACAAACTGATCTAGTGAGTTGGAATGGAATGATATCTGGTTATGTACAGAATGGATTCATGATTGAGGCTTCAAATTGTTTTCGCAACATGATATCTGCTCGTATTGAACCTGACTCAATTACGTTTGCAAGTTTTCTTCCATCTGTAACTGAGTTTGCTAGTCTTAAACAAGGTAAGGAAATTCATTGCTATATAATAAGACACGGTGTGCCAATAGATGTGTTCTTGAAAGGTGCGCTTATTGATTTATACTTCAAGTGCAGAAATGTGGAGATGGCTTGCAAGATTCTTGATCAAAGTAATGCAGTGGATGTCATTGTTTTCACATCAATGATTTCAGGGTTTGTGCTTAATGGGATGAATTCTAATGCTTTGGAGATTTTCAGACGGTTACTTCAAGTGAAAATGAGACCGAATTCTGTAACTTTGGCAAGTATTTTTCCTGCTTTTGCTGGTATGGCTGCTCTGAAATTGGGAGGGGAATTGCATGGTAACACCATAAAAAATGGGCTTGACAAGTGGTTCTATGTGGGAAGTGCAATCACTGACATGTATGCAAAATGTGGAAGATTGGATCTTGCCCGTCAAGTATTTCAAAAAATTTCTGCAAAGGATGCTGTTTGTTGGAACTCAATGATTACCAGTTGTTCTCAGAATGGAAAACCAGAGGAGGCTATTGATCTATTTCGTCAAATGGGGTTAGAAGGAGCCAAGTATGATTGCGTGAGTATATCAGCTGCCCTTTCCAGTTGTGCAAACTTACCAGCTCTCCATTATGGGAAAGAGATCCACGGTTTCATGATTAGAAGAGCATTCAGCTCTGATATTTTCTCTGGAAGTGCTCTGATAGACATGTATGCCAAATGTGGAAACTTGGATGTTGCTCGCCAGGTATTTAACCATATGGAAGGCAAGAATGAAGTGTCCTGGAACAGCATAATTGCTGCTTATGGGAACCATGGTCACCTTGAGGAGTCCCTCACTCTATTTCATGAGATGTTACAGAAAGGAATCCTGCCTGATCATGTCACGTTCCTCGGTATAATTTCTGCTTGTGGCCATGTAGGTCGAGTCGACGATGGGATTCACTTTTTTCGTCTAATGACTGAGAGTTATCAGATACCTGCCAGAATGGAGCATTATGCATGCATGGTAGATTTGTTTGGCCGTGCTGGACGGTTAACCGAAGCATTTAAGACAATAAAAAACATGCCTTTTTCACCCGACGCAGGTGTTTGGGGCACGTTGCTTGGAGCTTGCCGAGTCCATGGCAATGTTGAACTTGCTGAAGAGGCGTCAAAACATCTTCTTGAATTGGACCCACATAACTCCGGCTACTATATATTACTTTCCaacatacatgctgatgctggaGACTGGAGAAGTGTGCTTAAGATACGTAGTTTGATGAAAGAAAGAGGCGTACAGAAGGTACCTGGGTATAGCTGGATTGATATCAACAACATAACCCATATGTTTGTTGCAGCAGATGGAAGTCATCCTGATTCAGCTGAGATATATTCATTGCTTAATAACCTTCTTCAAGAGCTGAGGAGAGAGGGTTATGTTCCTCAACTTTACCTCCCAATGCATCCACAGATATTAGGAATATGA
- the LOC133783314 gene encoding poly(A)-specific ribonuclease PARN isoform X2, which translates to MVDVLFSERMRNRINEWRDRLLQFQNGEFQCQGSPSDSKQQFETLFYKMRPAISLNGFTSHQLRLIQLVIRKNFEDLSYVRLKGENCDSQHLIVYTDSKDDRDLLMKEVNDEHRKHAVGKIQAAIGFRHVIDLLSSEKKLIVGHNCFLDIAHVHNKFVGPLPFEAEDFVASIHKYFPHIIDTKILLNTHPILQQRMKKSKTSLSSAFTLLCPHIALSVSSGIASDSYVKVEAQVDDSRCSSWNAGAKHEAGYDAFMTGCIFAQACSYVGIDFKLRLSAENLAHNEKLQKHINHLYLSWTNADIIDLRTGNKVTETLESNPKRRFSNISFESIVLIWGFPSKLKAKDIRCCITKAFGPTSVTSVYHLDETAVFVYFSKTDFVSKFFSLKKNLERSNDDPISVLNPLTELLEGGNTYAAAYETYKEICSSPISKLLFADQAEATRSKWKTKMVESELAFENSSSKNSTKAASDLKSESFFGQISRDDDDKIINSLYSAEDTQPRTSNMRLTRN; encoded by the exons ATGGTAGACGTTCTGTTCAGTGAACGAATGAGGAACAGAATTAATGAATGGCGTGATCGGCTATTACAGTTTCAAAATGGGGAATTTCAATGTCAAGGGAGTCCAAGTGATTCCAAACAACAATTTGAAACTCTTTTCTATAAGATGCGTCCAGCAATTAGTCTGAATGGATTCACTTCTCATCAGCTTAGGTTGATTCAGCTG GTTATTAGAAAGAATTTCGAAGATCTTTCATATGTTCGTTTAAAAGGTGAAAATTGTGACTCTCAGCATCTAATAGTCTATACAGACTCAAAGGATGACAGAGATTTGCTTATG AAAGAAGTAAATGATGAACATCGGAAACACGCAGTTGGGAAGATCCAAGCTGCAATAGGTTTTCGCCATGTTATTGACCTGTTATCCTCAGAAAAGAAATTGATTGTTGGTCACAATTGTTTCTTGG ATATTGCACATGTCCACAACAAATTTGTTGGTCCTCTTCCGTTCGAAGCTGAAGACTTTGTTGCTTCTATTCACAAGTACTTCCCTCACATAATTGACACCAAAATACTACTGAATACTCATCCTATACTCCAACAACGAATGAAGAAGTCCAAGACATCATTATCCTCAGCTTTCACCTTGTTATGCCCACATATTGCTCTTAGTGTAAGTAGTGGTATAGCATCTGATTCCTATGTTAAGGTGGAGGCTCAAGTGGATGATTCAAG GTGTTCCAGCTGGAATGCTGGAGCCAAGCATGAAGCTGGATATGATGCTTTTATGACGGGATGCATCTTTGCTCAGGCATGCAGTTATGTAGGCATTGATTTTAAACTCCGTTTGTCAGCCGAAAACTTAGCACACAATGAAAAACTCCAAAAGCACATCAACCATCTGTATCTCAGCTGGACCAATGCTGACATTATTGATCTAAGAACTGGTAATAAGGTCACCGAGACTTTGGAATCCAACCCGAAAAGGCGGTTCTCCAACATTTCATTTGAGAGCATTGTGTTGATTTGGGGGTTTCCGTCAAAACTCAAGGCCAAGGACATAAGATGTTGCATCACAAAAGCATTTGGTCCAACCTCTGTAACTTCTGTCTACCACTTGGACGAAACTGCAGTTTTCGTCTACTTTTCTAAAACCGATTTTGTCTCCAAGTTTTTCAGCTTAAAGAAAAATCTCGAGAGAAGTAATGATGATCCAATTTCGGTTTTGAATCCTCTCACTGAACTATTGGAAGGTGGGAACACCTATGCTGCTGCGTATGAAACTTACAAGGAGATTTGCTCTTCCCCCATCTCGAAACTCTTATTTGCAGATCAAGCAGAGGCAACTCGTTCTAAATGGAAGACCAAAATGGTAGAGTCTGAGTTAGCATTCGAAAACTCGAGTTCAAAAAACTCAACTAAGGCTGCTTCAGATTTGAAAAGTGAGTCATTTTTTGGCCAAATCTCGCGTGATGATGATGATAAGATCATCAATTCTTTATATTCAGCTGAAGACACTCAGCCAAGAACTAGTAACATGAGGTTGACTCGAAACTAA
- the LOC133783313 gene encoding probable L-type lectin-domain containing receptor kinase S.7 — MCSRKLLLFLFCFLLYYSKDPPFVSSSSSSDNVSFDFPYFSLRNFTLLGDSYLRNGLLGLTRELGVPSSSAGTVIFNNPIKLFDPETNTTASFSTKFSFTISNLNPSSFGDGLSFFLSPDNRILGSPGSYLGLVNSSQLTRNKFVAIEFDTRLDMHFNDPNDNHVGVDIESLNSIKTANTMLQGINLKAGNIITTWIDYKNGQEKLNVFLSYSNIKPEKPILSLDISLYEYLKESMYVGFSASTEGSTELHLIENWSFHTYGFLSMKTRKIPHNVSDSSVTVITPMIPEGDSSSNHHKKLGLGLGIAGPAFFFVALVVFGYMSVRKLKSIRTQKSFINHDLLTSPREFTYRELKSATKGFHASRIIGHGAFGTVYKAFFANSGTIAAVKRSKHSHEGKTEFLAELSIIACLRHKNLVQLQGWCVEKGELLLVYDFMPNGSLDKLLYQESGRGPWLSWSHRQNIAVGLASILTYLHQECEQQVIHRDIKTGNVLLDGNFNARLGDFGLAKLMDHDKSPVSTLTAGTMGYLAPEYLQYGKATEKTDVFSFGIVILEVACGRRPIERETGTQKMVNLVDWVWGLHSEGKIIEAADKRLNGEFREEEMRKLLLVGLSCANPDSTERPTMRRVLQILSNEAEPVIVPRIKPSLTFSLHYTLDDIVSDDEEEEDSMESNSICEIKVSQE, encoded by the coding sequence ATGTGTTCAAGAAAGCTTCTTCTGTTCTTGTTTTGCTTCCTTCTTTACTACTCTAAAGACCCGCCTTTTgtatcatcatcttcttcttctgatAATGTCAGTTTCGACTTCCCATATTTCAGTCTCAGAAACTTCACTCTCCTCGGCGATTCTTATCTCCGAAACGGCTTACTAGGCTTGACAAGAGAGCTCGGAGTGCCATCTTCGAGCGCCGGGACTGTCATCTTCAACAACCCAATTAAGTTGTTCGACCCAGAAACCAATACCACTGCTTCTTTCTCCACCAAATTCTCTTTCACCATTAGTAATCTCAATCCGAGCTCTTTCGGAGATGGGTTGTCGTTTTTTCTCTCGCCGGATAACCGGATTCTTGGCAGCCCCGGAAGCTACCTCGGTCTTGTGAATTCTTCCCAATTGACCAGAAACAAGTTCGTGGCCATTGAGTTCGATACCCGCTTGGATATGCACTTCAATGATCCGAACGACAACCACGTGGGAGTAGATATCGAAAGCCTTAATTCAATCAAAACTGCTAATACTATGTTGCAGGGGATTAATCTCAAAGCTGGGAATATCATCACAACTTGGATTGATTACAAGAATGGTCAAGAAAAGTTGAACGTCTTTCTGAGTTACTCGAATATCAAGCCTGAGAAGCCGATTTTGAGCTTGGATATTAGTCTCTATGAGTATCTAAAGGAGTCTATGTATGTGGGGTTTTCAGCTTCAACTGAAGGGAGTACTGAGCTTCATTTGATTGAGAATTGGAGCTTCCATACATATGGATTTTTATCTATGAAAACAAGAAAAATTCCTCACAATGTGTCTGATAGCTCGGTGACTGTTATAACACCGATGATTCCTGAGGGTGATTCTTCAAGTAATCATCACAAGAAGCTTGGTTTGGGACTTGGGATAGCTGGACCGGCCTTCTTTTTTGTGGCTCTTGTGGTGTTTGGCTATATGTCTGTGAGAAAATTAAAGAGTATTAGAACTCAAAAGAGCTTCATCAACCATGATCTTCTAACTAGTCCAAGAGAGTTTACTTATAGGGAGCTGAAGTCAGCCACAAAGGGGTTCCATGCAAGTAGGATAATAGGCCATGGAGCATTTGGTACTGTCTACAAAGCCTTCTTTGCCAATTCAGGCACCATTGCTGCAGTGAAGAGATCAAAGCATTCGCATGAAGGTAAAACTGAGTTTCTAGCTGAGTTGTCTATTATTGCTTGTTTGAGGCACAAGAATTTGGTGCAGCTCCAAGGCTGGTGTGTTGAGAAAGGTGAGTTGTTGCTTGTTTATGATTTCATGCCTAATGGCAGCCTTGATAAGTTGCTTTACCAAGAATCCGGACGAGGACCCTGGTTGAGTTGGTCACATAGACAAAACATTGCAGTTGGTTTGGCATCTATTCTGACTTATCTCCATCAAGAATGTGAGCAACAAGTGATCCACAGAGACATCAAGACCGGAAATGTGTTGCTGGATGGAAACTTCAATGCAAGACTAGGCGATTTCGGTTTGGCAAAGCTCATGGATCATGATAAAAGCCCTGTTTCTACTCTAACTGCAGGAACAATGGGATACCTAGCTCCTGAGTATCTTCAGTATGGCAAAGCAACCGAAAAGACTGATGTGTTCAGCTTTGGTATTGTGATTCTTGAAGTGGCTTGTGGAAGAAGGCCAATAGAGCGCGAAACTGGTACTCAAAAGATGGTGAATCTGGTTGATTGGGTTTGGGGTTTGCATTCTGAAGGGAAGATCATTGAAGCTGCTGATAAAAGGTTGAATGGTGAGTTCAGGGAGGAGGAGATGAGAAAGCTTTTGCTTGTGGGGTTGAGTTGCGCTAACCCGGATAGCACTGAGAGACCAACAATGAGAAGAGTCTTGCAAATTTTGAGTAATGAAGCTGAGCCTGTGATTGTGCCAAGGATCAAACCAAGTCTTACTTTCAGCTTGCATTATACTTTGGATGACATTGTttcagatgatgaagaagaagaggattctATGGAATCAAACTCTATATGTGAGATTAAAGTTTCACAAGAATGA
- the LOC133783314 gene encoding poly(A)-specific ribonuclease PARN isoform X1, whose product MNKHRSARALSRVLAHSFSSATATPSVPAFPLKQVIKSNFEPALAELRSHVRAADFVAIDLEMTGVTSAPWRECFEFDRSDVRYLKVKDSAEKFAVVQFGVCPFRWDSSNQSFIAYPFNFYIFPRQELNIDGSSYEFLFQTSSIDFLAKYQFDFNACIHEGISYLSRRQEVDAQKRFDLEYEGESSVTSYSSKEVRDVPLVSMVDVLFSERMRNRINEWRDRLLQFQNGEFQCQGSPSDSKQQFETLFYKMRPAISLNGFTSHQLRLIQLVIRKNFEDLSYVRLKGENCDSQHLIVYTDSKDDRDLLMKEVNDEHRKHAVGKIQAAIGFRHVIDLLSSEKKLIVGHNCFLDIAHVHNKFVGPLPFEAEDFVASIHKYFPHIIDTKILLNTHPILQQRMKKSKTSLSSAFTLLCPHIALSVSSGIASDSYVKVEAQVDDSRCSSWNAGAKHEAGYDAFMTGCIFAQACSYVGIDFKLRLSAENLAHNEKLQKHINHLYLSWTNADIIDLRTGNKVTETLESNPKRRFSNISFESIVLIWGFPSKLKAKDIRCCITKAFGPTSVTSVYHLDETAVFVYFSKTDFVSKFFSLKKNLERSNDDPISVLNPLTELLEGGNTYAAAYETYKEICSSPISKLLFADQAEATRSKWKTKMVESELAFENSSSKNSTKAASDLKSESFFGQISRDDDDKIINSLYSAEDTQPRTSNMRLTRN is encoded by the exons ATGAACAAGCACCGTTCGGCACGTGCGCTGTCACGTGTATTGGCACACTCCTTCAGCTCCGCCACCGCCACGCCGTCGGTGCCGGCGTTTCCTCTGAAGCAGGTGATCAAATCGAACTTCGAGCCGGCGCTAGCTGAGCTGCGCAGCCATGTCCGAGCTGCGGATTTCGTCGCCATCGACCTTGAAATGACCGGCGTCACTAGCGCGCCGTGGCGTGAGTGTTTCGAGTTCGACCGCTCCGACGTCCGGTATCTCAAGGTCAAGGACTCCGCCGAGAAGTTTGCCGTCGTTCAGTTCGGCGTATGCCCCTTCCGCTGGGACTCCTCCAATCAGTCCTTCATCGCATACcc GTTCAATTTCTACATTTTCCCACGGCAAGAGCTTAACATTGATGGTTCCTCTTATGAATTTCTCTTCCAGACTTCATCAATCGATTTCCTGGCTAAGTATCAGTTTGATTTCAATGCTTGCATACATGAAG GAATATCTTATTTATCCAGAAGACAAGAAGTAGATGCACAGAAACGTTTTGATTTGGAATACGAGGGTGAGTCATCTGTGACATCCTATAGTTCAAAAGAAGTTAGAGACGTGCCATTAGTTAGTATGGTAGACGTTCTGTTCAGTGAACGAATGAGGAACAGAATTAATGAATGGCGTGATCGGCTATTACAGTTTCAAAATGGGGAATTTCAATGTCAAGGGAGTCCAAGTGATTCCAAACAACAATTTGAAACTCTTTTCTATAAGATGCGTCCAGCAATTAGTCTGAATGGATTCACTTCTCATCAGCTTAGGTTGATTCAGCTG GTTATTAGAAAGAATTTCGAAGATCTTTCATATGTTCGTTTAAAAGGTGAAAATTGTGACTCTCAGCATCTAATAGTCTATACAGACTCAAAGGATGACAGAGATTTGCTTATG AAAGAAGTAAATGATGAACATCGGAAACACGCAGTTGGGAAGATCCAAGCTGCAATAGGTTTTCGCCATGTTATTGACCTGTTATCCTCAGAAAAGAAATTGATTGTTGGTCACAATTGTTTCTTGG ATATTGCACATGTCCACAACAAATTTGTTGGTCCTCTTCCGTTCGAAGCTGAAGACTTTGTTGCTTCTATTCACAAGTACTTCCCTCACATAATTGACACCAAAATACTACTGAATACTCATCCTATACTCCAACAACGAATGAAGAAGTCCAAGACATCATTATCCTCAGCTTTCACCTTGTTATGCCCACATATTGCTCTTAGTGTAAGTAGTGGTATAGCATCTGATTCCTATGTTAAGGTGGAGGCTCAAGTGGATGATTCAAG GTGTTCCAGCTGGAATGCTGGAGCCAAGCATGAAGCTGGATATGATGCTTTTATGACGGGATGCATCTTTGCTCAGGCATGCAGTTATGTAGGCATTGATTTTAAACTCCGTTTGTCAGCCGAAAACTTAGCACACAATGAAAAACTCCAAAAGCACATCAACCATCTGTATCTCAGCTGGACCAATGCTGACATTATTGATCTAAGAACTGGTAATAAGGTCACCGAGACTTTGGAATCCAACCCGAAAAGGCGGTTCTCCAACATTTCATTTGAGAGCATTGTGTTGATTTGGGGGTTTCCGTCAAAACTCAAGGCCAAGGACATAAGATGTTGCATCACAAAAGCATTTGGTCCAACCTCTGTAACTTCTGTCTACCACTTGGACGAAACTGCAGTTTTCGTCTACTTTTCTAAAACCGATTTTGTCTCCAAGTTTTTCAGCTTAAAGAAAAATCTCGAGAGAAGTAATGATGATCCAATTTCGGTTTTGAATCCTCTCACTGAACTATTGGAAGGTGGGAACACCTATGCTGCTGCGTATGAAACTTACAAGGAGATTTGCTCTTCCCCCATCTCGAAACTCTTATTTGCAGATCAAGCAGAGGCAACTCGTTCTAAATGGAAGACCAAAATGGTAGAGTCTGAGTTAGCATTCGAAAACTCGAGTTCAAAAAACTCAACTAAGGCTGCTTCAGATTTGAAAAGTGAGTCATTTTTTGGCCAAATCTCGCGTGATGATGATGATAAGATCATCAATTCTTTATATTCAGCTGAAGACACTCAGCCAAGAACTAGTAACATGAGGTTGACTCGAAACTAA